From the genome of candidate division WOR-3 bacterium, one region includes:
- the ftsA gene encoding cell division protein FtsA: MKKEIITTIDLGITTIKCLISETDLQERIHILGFGEAEAKGFSRGVVIDSDKACESLRSAITEAEQKAKIKVKKTKIVAGLQGEYIKELRGESGKDDFTRTVQKVQEEDIIEIKRKIQKIHLPQELVIWQLIPLEYTIDGVEGITQPLKMSVFNKLTLKALLLTIPRSSLKTIIEIFYELELKKFEFVFQNAVIGLGVCEEDELTKGVAILDIGGGVNFGIYKNGEYQIGFNLPIGGVSITNDIAVVFLTPFPYAEKIKKEYGMASRENVIEDLPIEIINHSGKTKRRITQSQLSEVIEYRLREILYLTKQEYEKIKNGKILPLSIVVTGGVANTPGIERLVEEIFSLPTRVGFAPSVRDKIFPSDFINPRFATLIGLVEYKLKKKNYLPIKEMDIFDKIKNWIKKRFTSILGEE, encoded by the coding sequence ATGAAAAAAGAAATAATTACTACCATAGATTTGGGAATTACTACCATAAAATGTCTAATTAGTGAAACTGATTTACAAGAACGAATTCACATTTTAGGATTTGGTGAAGCAGAAGCAAAGGGATTTAGCAGAGGAGTGGTAATTGATAGTGATAAAGCCTGCGAATCTCTTAGATCAGCCATTACCGAAGCCGAGCAGAAAGCCAAAATTAAAGTAAAAAAAACAAAAATAGTGGCTGGTCTACAAGGAGAATATATAAAGGAATTAAGGGGTGAAAGTGGAAAGGATGATTTTACTCGGACTGTGCAAAAAGTTCAAGAAGAAGATATTATAGAAATAAAAAGAAAGATCCAAAAAATTCATCTGCCCCAAGAGTTAGTTATATGGCAGTTAATTCCCTTAGAATACACCATTGATGGAGTAGAAGGAATAACTCAACCTTTAAAAATGTCGGTTTTTAATAAATTAACTTTAAAAGCATTGTTATTGACTATTCCTCGCAGCAGTCTAAAAACGATTATTGAAATTTTTTATGAATTGGAATTAAAAAAATTCGAATTTGTCTTTCAAAACGCTGTAATTGGTTTAGGAGTATGTGAGGAAGACGAGTTAACCAAGGGAGTAGCGATTTTAGATATTGGCGGCGGAGTAAATTTTGGGATTTATAAAAATGGAGAATATCAAATTGGTTTTAATCTGCCAATTGGTGGAGTATCTATTACTAATGATATTGCTGTGGTGTTTTTGACTCCTTTTCCTTATGCTGAAAAAATTAAAAAAGAATACGGTATGGCTTCTCGGGAGAATGTAATAGAGGATCTGCCAATAGAAATAATTAATCATTCAGGTAAAACTAAAAGACGAATAACCCAAAGTCAATTATCGGAGGTTATTGAATATCGGCTACGAGAAATTTTATATTTAACAAAACAAGAATACGAAAAAATAAAAAATGGAAAAATTCTACCCTTAAGTATTGTGGTTACTGGTGGTGTAGCAAATACTCCCGGAATTGAGAGGTTAGTGGAAGAAATATTCTCTTTGCCTACGAGAGTTGGCTTTGCGCCTTCTGTGAGAGATAAGATTTTTCCCAGTGATTTTATTAATCCAAGATTTGCCACTTTAATTGGTTTAGTGGAATATAAATTAAAAAAGAAGAACTATTTACCAATTAAAGAAATGGATATTTTTGATAAAATAAAAAACTGGATAAAAAAGAGATTTACTTCCATTTTAGGAGAAGAATAA
- a CDS encoding cell division protein FtsZ, which yields MIYPCERIQKLKMKIFGIGGGGGNILNTLIKYHRQLNFQLVNTCLEYFAFNTDLIALKNSLAINKVQLGKNLTRGFGSGGKPEVGEQAAIESEEEIRQKIRNTDLLILISCLGKGTGSGVTPKIAEWAREENVLTLVITVKPFNYEGHAINMIARNSLEKIENFSSSVIVVSNTQVKKKLGNIQVEEAFQRINEILAMGLTDLIKIIDNSHLIGIDFADIKNIIEEKGRGALVVGEEKDPQKVCEAIFDSPLFDNKIEYAKNLLVWVCGDESVTLETVSEICEKISKKVNNNTKIRFTFLKDKSIDKIRAGFFASGLFKEAIDEWEKDLIIEKLQEEKIEEELNLVMPIEKKVDKNNLTLPTIFRMLL from the coding sequence ATGATTTATCCTTGTGAGAGAATCCAAAAATTAAAAATGAAAATTTTTGGAATTGGCGGTGGGGGCGGCAATATTTTGAATACTTTAATAAAATACCATCGCCAATTAAATTTTCAACTAGTGAATACTTGTTTAGAATATTTTGCATTCAATACTGATTTGATCGCATTGAAAAATTCTTTGGCAATAAATAAAGTTCAATTAGGGAAAAATTTGACCAGAGGATTTGGTTCTGGCGGCAAACCAGAGGTAGGCGAACAGGCAGCAATAGAAAGCGAAGAAGAGATTCGACAAAAGATTAGAAATACTGATTTATTAATATTGATTTCTTGTTTGGGTAAAGGTACTGGCAGCGGAGTCACGCCAAAAATTGCTGAATGGGCACGCGAAGAAAATGTTTTAACATTAGTAATAACTGTTAAACCTTTTAATTATGAAGGTCACGCAATTAATATGATTGCTCGAAATTCTTTAGAAAAAATTGAGAATTTCTCTTCTTCCGTAATTGTGGTTTCTAATACTCAGGTAAAGAAGAAATTAGGCAATATCCAGGTAGAAGAGGCTTTTCAAAGGATAAATGAGATATTGGCCATGGGACTTACTGATTTAATAAAAATTATTGATAATTCTCACTTAATAGGAATAGATTTTGCTGATATAAAAAACATAATTGAAGAAAAGGGTAGGGGTGCACTCGTTGTTGGTGAAGAAAAAGATCCTCAGAAAGTTTGTGAGGCCATATTTGATTCGCCCTTATTTGATAACAAAATTGAATATGCCAAAAATCTTTTGGTTTGGGTTTGCGGTGACGAATCAGTGACCTTAGAAACGGTTAGTGAGATTTGTGAAAAGATTTCTAAGAAAGTAAATAATAATACAAAAATTAGGTTTACCTTTTTAAAGGATAAAAGCATAGATAAAATACGGGCAGGATTTTTTGCCTCCGGACTTTTTAAAGAAGCGATTGATGAATGGGAAAAGGATCTGATTATAGAAAAATTACAAGAAGAAAAAATCGAGGAAGAGTTAAATTTAGTTATGCCCATTGAAAAAAAGGTAGATAAAAATAATTTAACCTTACCAACAATATTTAGAATGTTGTTGTGA
- the infA gene encoding translation initiation factor IF-1 has protein sequence MSKEKKNVIQVDGTVIEVLPNAFFRVQLDNGHIVLAHVSGKMRIHFIKIVKGDRVTVELSPYDLTRGRIIYRYK, from the coding sequence ATGAGTAAAGAAAAAAAGAATGTTATCCAAGTAGACGGAACCGTTATTGAAGTGTTGCCAAATGCTTTCTTCCGCGTACAATTAGATAATGGCCATATTGTCTTAGCTCACGTATCAGGTAAAATGAGAATCCATTTTATTAAAATAGTAAAAGGTGACCGCGTAACTGTTGAACTTTCACCTTACGATTTGACCCGAGGTCGAATTATTTATCGTTACAAATAA
- the map gene encoding type I methionyl aminopeptidase yields the protein MAIYIKSKKEIDKIREAGKIVAKTLKLIEKEIRPGISLKEIEKICADFIYAQNAYPAFLGYKGFPSAICISLNEEVVHGIPDDRILEEGDVVKIDVGVKKDGYYADGAKTFICKKVSPKIKHLVEVTEKALYLGIEEAYENNPLSAISKKIQDYVEKNGFFVVRELSGHGVGLQLHEDPIVPNYYSPQMNGVILKAGMTLAVEPMVNLGTEKVFTKKNGWTIVTADNSCSAHFEHTILVGKRKAEILTIDE from the coding sequence ATGGCAATTTATATTAAATCAAAAAAAGAAATTGACAAAATAAGAGAAGCAGGAAAAATTGTTGCTAAAACCTTGAAATTAATTGAAAAGGAAATAAGACCAGGAATAAGTTTAAAAGAAATTGAAAAAATTTGCGCCGATTTTATTTATGCTCAAAATGCTTATCCTGCTTTTCTGGGCTATAAAGGATTTCCTTCGGCTATTTGTATTAGTTTAAATGAAGAAGTGGTGCATGGAATCCCCGATGATCGAATATTAGAAGAGGGTGATGTTGTTAAAATTGATGTCGGTGTTAAAAAAGATGGCTATTATGCGGATGGTGCCAAAACCTTTATCTGCAAAAAAGTTTCCCCAAAAATTAAACATTTAGTGGAAGTGACAGAAAAAGCACTTTATTTAGGAATTGAGGAAGCCTATGAAAATAATCCTTTATCGGCAATCAGTAAAAAAATTCAAGACTATGTAGAAAAAAATGGCTTTTTTGTTGTTCGTGAATTATCTGGTCACGGAGTCGGTTTGCAACTTCACGAGGATCCAATTGTTCCTAATTACTATTCTCCTCAGATGAATGGGGTAATCTTAAAAGCTGGAATGACATTAGCAGTTGAACCAATGGTAAATTTAGGAACAGAAAAGGTTTTCACCAAAAAAAATGGTTGGACAATTGTAACTGCTGATAATAGTTGTTCAGCCCACTTTGAACACACCATTTTAGTAGGCAAAAGAAAAGCAGAAATTTTAACAATCGATGAGTAA
- a CDS encoding adenylate kinase: MKIVLFGPPGSGKGTQAELLKEKEGFYHFSTGDFFRQEIANQTSLGKKVQHYLEKGLLVPDEIVIEIVEAFLKENCDKKIVFDGYPRTIRQAISLDQFLEEKNQKVNFCFLIELAEEEIIKRLTSRRVCENCGAIYNLNFKKPKIENICDLCGGQLIQRKDDNEEVIRERITIYYKDTAPLIAYYEQKNKLYRINGNLGRDYVYSEIIRMIKNYGNLY, translated from the coding sequence ATGAAAATAGTATTATTTGGACCGCCAGGAAGTGGCAAAGGTACACAGGCGGAATTGTTAAAGGAAAAAGAAGGATTTTATCATTTTTCTACCGGTGATTTTTTTCGTCAGGAAATTGCTAACCAAACCTCTTTAGGAAAAAAAGTTCAACATTATCTGGAAAAGGGTTTATTAGTGCCTGATGAAATTGTGATTGAAATCGTTGAGGCTTTCTTAAAAGAAAATTGTGATAAAAAAATTGTTTTTGACGGTTATCCCCGCACGATTCGGCAAGCAATCTCTTTAGACCAATTTCTCGAAGAAAAAAATCAGAAAGTGAATTTCTGTTTTCTTATTGAATTAGCAGAAGAGGAAATTATTAAAAGATTAACCTCACGAAGGGTGTGTGAAAATTGTGGGGCCATTTATAATTTGAATTTCAAAAAACCAAAAATAGAAAATATCTGTGACCTGTGTGGTGGCCAATTAATCCAAAGAAAAGATGATAATGAAGAAGTGATAAGGGAAAGAATTACAATTTACTATAAAGATACGGCACCATTAATTGCCTATTATGAACAAAAAAACAAATTATATCGAATAAATGGCAATTTAGGAAGAGACTATGTTTATTCAGAAATTATAAGAATGATAAAAAACTATGGCAATTTATATTAA
- the rimI gene encoding ribosomal protein S18-alanine N-acetyltransferase encodes MIRWMREKDLDEVLRIEKENFKFPWKKSYFDYDLRRPNTYCLVAEVDNKIVGYLVAWEIVDELHLANISVDKNYQRKGIGTRLMNEIITIARLRDMKKIYLETRVSNLVAQKFYQKLGFKYSYLRKGYYSDGEDAWIMEKDL; translated from the coding sequence ATGATTAGATGGATGAGAGAAAAAGATTTGGACGAAGTTTTAAGGATTGAAAAAGAGAATTTTAAATTTCCTTGGAAAAAAAGTTATTTTGATTATGATTTAAGAAGACCTAATACTTACTGTTTAGTGGCAGAAGTGGATAATAAAATAGTAGGGTATTTGGTGGCTTGGGAAATAGTGGATGAATTACATTTAGCAAATATTTCGGTAGATAAAAATTATCAAAGAAAAGGGATTGGTACAAGATTGATGAATGAAATTATTACCATTGCTCGTTTAAGAGATATGAAAAAAATTTATTTAGAAACAAGAGTTTCCAACTTAGTTGCCCAAAAGTTTTATCAAAAATTAGGTTTTAAATATAGTTATTTAAGAAAAGGCTATTATAGTGATGGTGAAGATGCCTGGATAATGGAGAAAGACCTGTAA
- a CDS encoding nitroreductase family protein yields the protein MEFYEVIKRRKSIRSYKPDPIPKEVLEKILEAGRLAPSAKNIQPWKFIVIDDPKIKEELVSACRNQKFIAEAPIVICVVALEKIAWGRMGGYWSSYPVDCAIAMEHIILAAANEGLGTCWIGAYDEKEVKRILKCPEDVKIIALTPLGYPNEEPLPRPRKPLSEIVCYNQYQ from the coding sequence ATGGAATTTTACGAAGTAATCAAAAGAAGAAAAAGTATTAGAAGTTACAAACCAGACCCAATCCCTAAAGAAGTTTTAGAAAAAATTTTAGAAGCTGGCCGCTTAGCCCCTTCGGCAAAGAATATCCAACCGTGGAAATTTATTGTAATTGATGATCCCAAAATTAAGGAAGAATTAGTCTCTGCTTGTCGGAATCAGAAATTTATTGCCGAGGCACCAATTGTTATCTGTGTTGTTGCCTTAGAAAAAATTGCTTGGGGAAGGATGGGAGGCTATTGGAGTTCCTATCCGGTTGACTGTGCGATTGCTATGGAACATATTATCTTAGCAGCTGCTAACGAAGGTTTAGGAACCTGTTGGATCGGTGCTTATGACGAAAAGGAAGTAAAAAGAATTTTAAAATGTCCCGAAGATGTAAAAATCATTGCCTTAACTCCTTTAGGATACCCTAACGAAGAGCCACTACCACGACCAAGAAAACCTCTTTCTGAAATTGTTTGCTATAATCAGTATCAATAA